In Trifolium pratense cultivar HEN17-A07 linkage group LG7, ARS_RC_1.1, whole genome shotgun sequence, a genomic segment contains:
- the LOC123893877 gene encoding NAC domain-containing protein 86-like — protein MAPMTLPPGFRFHPTDEELVAYYLERKITGRTIELDIIAEVDLYKCEPWDLPEKSFLPSKDMEWYFYSPRDRKYPNGSRTNRATRGGYWKATGKDRAVNSQKRQVGMKKTLVYYKGRAPHGIRTNWVMHEYRLIESHPGASLSSLKDSYSLCRIFKKTIQIPTKNNEEQVEETKKEMMLEEQVQGEDSSGTENSREIMETMDKKILNQDEHPKFLCDASSSDVTQGTCTPTNTCNNNITDDFHAQFACDEANSSAISYPIGIGYPSNLFQDIEIPMYGGFHNQFPQTPFMIEDFPQIETKSILKPDMTNDDCFLYDKYRDCMNGTLEEIISLCSSQDHSLAFPML, from the exons ATGGCTCCAATGACTCTACCACCTGGATTCAGGTTCCACCCTACAGATGAAGAACTTGTAGCTTACTACTTGGAAAGAAAAATAACAGGTAGAACTATAGAGCTTGATATCATTGCAGAAGTTGATCTCTACAAATGTGAACCATGGGATTTACCAG AAAAATCATTTCTTCCAAGCAAGGACATGGAGTGGTATTTTTATAGTCCAAGAGATAGAAAATATCCAAATGGATCAAGAACAAATAGAGCAACAAGAGGTGGTTATTGGAAAGCAACTGGAAAAGATAGGGCAGTGAATTCTCAAAAGAGACAAGTTGGAATGAAGAAGACACTTGTTTATTACAAAGGTAGAGCACCTCATGGGATTAGAACCAATTGGGTTATGCATGAATATCGTCTCATTGAATCACATCCTGGTgcttctctctcttctttgaAG gatTCCTACTCGTTGTGTCGAATTTTCAAAAAGACAATTCAAATcccaacaaaaaataatgagGAACAAGTTGAAGAAACAAAGAAGGAAATGATGTTAGAAGAACAAGTGCAAGGGGAAGACTCAAGTGGCACTGAAAATTCAAGAGAAATAATGGAAACTAtggataaaaaaattcttaatcaAGATGAACATCCAAAATTTCTATGTGATGCTTCTTCTTCTGATGTCACTCAAGGAACATGTACACCAACAAAtacatgtaataataatataaccGATGATTTTCATGCACAATTTGCTTGTGATGAAGCAAATAGTTCAGCTATTTCTTATCCAATTGGAATTGGCTACCCCTCAAACTTATTTCAG GATATAGAAATACCTATGTATGGTGGTTTCCATAATCAATTTCCACAAACACCTTTTATGATTGAAGATTTTCCACAAATTGAGACAAAGTCAATATTGAAGCCAGATATGACTAATGATGACTGCTTTTTGTATGACAAATATAGAGACTGTATGAATGGAACACTAGAAGAAATCATCTCTTTATGTTCCTCTCAAGATCATTCTTTGGCTTTTCCTATGCTATAG
- the LOC123893878 gene encoding transcription factor MYB86-like: protein MGHRCCNKQKIKRGLWSPEEDDKLVTYITTHGHKSWSSVPKFAGLQRCGKSCRLRWTNYLRPDLKRGSFTVEEEQIIIDIHRILGNRWAQIAKHLPGRTDNEVKNFWNSCIKKKLISQGLDPNTHNLLSSSSHHKRNNLSYQNSNSIFILSSQMPLNTNNLIETTQTFASLQTPSTFSPSNQYQTSFNVISNDQLYVSEQEQPRSLTENISNMCSTSCNENSIWVSRDDDFRDSTFEEGIKAQVEKEKEKICDEKGMKDKEVNNEKEDIEMNSCFENSNFDFGLLESVLNSEFISHDLDYMDELAWNF, encoded by the exons ATGGGACATCGTTGTTGTAACAAACAGAAAATCAAAAGAGGATTATGGTCTCCTGAAGAAGATGATAAGCTTGTTACTTATATTACTACTCATGGACATAAAAGTTGGAGTTCTGTTCCAAAGTTTGCAG GATTACAGAGATGTGGTAAGAGTTGCAGATTAAGATGGACAAACTATTTGAGGCCAGATCTAAAGAGAGGTTCCTTCACCGTAGAAGAAGAACAAATCATAATTGATATACATAGAATTCTTGGAAACAG ATGGGCCCAAATAGCAAAGCATCTACCTGGTAGAACCGACAATGAAGTGAAGAATTTTTGGAACTCATGCATTAAAAAGAAACTCATTTCTCAAGGCTTAGATCCAAACACTCACAAtttactttcttcttcttctcatcaTAAGAGAAACAACTTATCATATCAAAATTCCAATTCCATTTTCATCCTTAGTTCACAAATGCCACTAAATACTAATAATCTCATTGAAACAACTCAAACTTTTGCTTCACTTCAAACTCCTTCCACATTTTCTCCCTCTAACCAATATCAAACATCTTTCAATGTAATATCAAATGATCAACTTTATGTTTCCGAGCAAGAACAACCTCGATCATTAACCGAGAACATATCGAACATGTGTTCTACTTCTTGCAATGAGAATAGCATTTGGGTTTCAAGAGATGATGATTTTAGAGATTCAACATTTGAAGAAGGAATTAAAGCTCAAGTTGAGAAAGAGAAGGAGAAGATATGTGATGAGAAAGGAATGAAGGACAAAGAAGTTAATAATGAGAAGGAAGATATCGAAATGAATAGTTGTTTTGAGAATTCTAACTTTGATTTTGGATTGTTGGAGAGTGTACTTAACTCTGAATTTATATCTCATGATCTAGATTATATGGATGAACTTGCATGGAACTTTTAG
- the LOC123893880 gene encoding transcription factor SPT20 homolog: MTDRGYYNFYTPGEYESYQQFPPYNYGQTSEARLEETMIKFMEMQQQQNQQWQQQLQQMNEQMQQMQDQHQQYLKNSLARAKNLENQLVQLTKQLANNNYQGGTFQTNTQTTPDEKDNNPMKNEESGESVKDVENNEEERMCDGCGVEKIVEEIETPKEVELPQESPCIQNTSTVDNEEVMMAAEEIEGLLDKEISIEQKREMENQTLIDRVIDEICALFNKKELGRIWTPQHLYLKFMEFLPNRRKKTDDVLSVSFWPP; this comes from the coding sequence ATGACTGATCGTGGGTATTACAACTTCTATACTCCGGGTGAGTATGAATCATATCAACAGTTTCCTCCTTATAATTATGGGCAAACTTCAGAGGCTAGATTGGAGGAGACCATGATTAAATTCATGGAAATGCAACAGCAACAAAACCAACAGTGGCAACAACAGCTGCAACAGATGAATGAACAAATGCAACAGATGCAAGACCAGCACCAACAATATCTGAAAAACAGTCTTGCACGAgccaaaaatttggaaaatcagCTTGTTCAGTTGACTAAACAGTTAGCCAATAACAATTACCAAGGAGGAACATTTCAAACCAACACACAAACCACTCCTGACGAGAAAGATAATAATCCAATGAAAAATGAGGAAAGTGGAGAGAGTGTGAAAGATGTTGAAAACAATGAGGAAGAAAGAATGTGTGATGGATGTGGTGTAGAGAAAATAGTGGAAGAAATAGAGACACCAAAAGAAGTAGAACTTCCTCAAGAGTCACCATGTATTCAGAATACTAGCACTGTTGATAATGAAGAAGTGATGATGGCTGCAGAAGAAATTGAGGGATTACTTGACAAGGAAATATCAATTGAGCAAAAGAGGGAGATGGAGAACCAGACGTTGATTGATCGGGTAATAGACGAAATTTGTGCCTTGTTCAACAAAAAAGAATTGGGGAGGATATGGACTCCACAACATCTATATCTAAAGTTCATGGAGTTCCTCCCTAACCGAAGGAAAAAGACGGATGATGTTCTTTCCGTTTCGTTTTGGCCACCCTAA
- the LOC123896393 gene encoding RNA polymerase II C-terminal domain phosphatase-like 4 has protein sequence MHLPESVRARNVVSRKEKKSLEFCDPVRVKMSGEENSPEDSSGEFADYIELVVDANASSADSLSDMEVESQDQSESFRGLHFRSTNKEAKRKLRRLLQKEARETEASTSEGSMIQSAHALSSMEVDGCLHPGSMEGICITCGQNLPGKYGLTVGYMQKIWIVVLTACRYFRIPGLMVLIDLDQKGLRLEGDEMSRLSSRTMKSLLNHRKLCLVLDLDHTLLNTTSLFWLTSEEMALNTNAGSLQDVSKGSLFISESMNLMTKLRPFVRTFLKEASEMFEMYIYTMGDRPYAIQMAKLLDPQEEYFKDKIISRDDGTKKDKKDLDIVMGTENAILILDDKEEVWPNHNDNLMLMERYLFFKSSCQEFGYKFKSLTELQSDEDETNGALSKILKVLKQIHSAFFDELQGDLIDRDVRQVLSSLRGEVLSGCVIVFSHNFRSDLRPLKNMARRLGATCYTNPDATVTHVVATEFVTKETRWATQHNKFLVSRHWLEASHIFFQKQPEENFILRQRQ, from the exons ATGCAtctg CCAGAATCTGTGAGAGCTCGTAACGTTGTTTCAcgaaaagaaaagaaatctCTAGAATTTTGCGATCCTGTAAGAGTAAAG ATGAGTGGTGAGGAAAATTCTCCTGAAGATTCATCTGGTGAATTTGCTGATTATATTGAGCTTGTAGTAGATGCAAATGCAAGTTCAGCCGACTCATTGTCAGATATGGAAGTTGAAAGCCAAGATCAGTCAGAGAGTTTCAG GGGTCTACACTTCAGAAGCACCAATAAGGAAGCAAAAAGGAAACTGAGGCGTCTACTTCAGAAGGAAGCAAGGGAAACTGAGGCGTCTACTTCAGAAGGAAGCATGATTCAATCTGCACATGCAT TGTCATCCATGGAGGTAGATGGATGTTTGCACCCTGGCTCAATGGAAGGCATATGTATAACTTGTGGGCAAAATTTGCCTGGGAAATATGGTTTGACAGTTGGGTACATGCAAAAG ATTTGGATAGTTGTTCTTACCGCATGTCGCTATTTTCGAATTCCTGGTTTAATGGTTCTTATCGATCTTGACCAAAAA GGACTAAGACTTGAAGGCGACGAAATGTCTAGATTGAGCAGCAGAACCATGAAGAGTTTATTAAATCATAGAAAGCTTTGTTTGGTTCTGGACCTAGATCACACACTGCTAAATACCACTTCCCTTTTTTGGTTGACCTCAGAAGAAATGGCTTTAAACACCAATGCAGGTTCTCTACAA GATGTCTCTAAAGGTAGCCTCTTCATATCGGAGAGTATGAATTTAATGACCAAGTTGAGGCCCTTTGTCCGCACATTTCTTAAAGAAGCAAGTGAAATGTTTGAAATGTACATCTACACCATGGGTGATAGGCCGTATGCAATACAAATGGCCAAGCTGCTTGATCCTCAAGAGGAATACTTCAAAGATAAGATAATTTCTCGAGATGATGGGACTAAAAAGGACAAGAAGGATCTGGATATTGTGATGGGGACAGAAAATGCTATCCTCATTCTTGATGATAAAGAAGAG GTATGGCCGAATCACAACGATAATCTGATGTTGATGGAGAGATACCTCTTTTTCAAATCAAGTTGTCAGGAATTTGGATACAAATTCAAATCACTTACTGAATTGCAGAGTGATGAAGATGAAACAAATGGAGCACTTTCCAAAATACTCAAAGTGCTCAAACAAATCCACTCCGCGTTCTTTGAT GAACTTCAAGGAGACCTTATTGATCGAGATGTGAGGCAG GTTTTATCATCACTTAGAGGTGAAGTCTTAAGCGGATGTGTGATTGTTTTCAGCCATAATTTTCGTAGTGATTTACGACCACTCAAGAACATGGCAAGGCGGTTAGGAGCTACTTGTTACACAAATCCTGACGCCACTGTGACACATGTAGTTGCTACTGAATTTGTAACTAAGGAAACCCGGTGGGCAACGCAACATAATAAGTTCTTGGTTAGTCGCCATTGGTTAGAGGCTTCACATATCTTTTTTCAAAAGCAACCTGAGGAGAACTTCATTCTTAGGCAAAGGCAGTAG
- the LOC123896394 gene encoding uncharacterized protein LOC123896394 → METTAKSLISIIFLTMLITGSYATCPLASLLVVTKETGAIVGGKKLFKVTIYNKCTCPQSQIVLNCRGFTSTYPIDRSILIKQGDNCLLFNGHALVGNDANQFAYAWDAPFNLYPVSAVTGSPCK, encoded by the exons ATGGAAACCACCGCTAAGTCTCTTATTTCCATCATTTTCCTTACAATGCTCATCACAG GATCTTATGCTACATGTCCATTGGCAAGCCTTCTTGTTGTCACAAAAGAGACAGGGGCAATAGTAGGAGGCAAAAAACTATTCAAGGTTACAATATACAACAAGTGTACATGTCCACAAAGTCAAATAGTATTGAATTGTAGAGGTTTTACTTCTACATATCCTATTGACCGTTCAATACTTATTAAGCAAGGGGATAATTGCCTCTTATTTAATGGTCATGCATTGGTTGGAAATGATGCTAATCAATTTGCCTATGCTTGGGATGCACCCTTTAATCTTTATCCTGTAAGTGCTGTTACAGGTAGTCCTTGCAAATAA